A genomic region of Rhodanobacter sp. contains the following coding sequences:
- the aceA gene encoding isocitrate lyase, translated as MKTHLPTAEQIELDWNNNPRWAGIRRNYSAADVVRLRGTVAIEHSLARHGAERLWKSLHEEDFVNALGALTGNQAMQQVKAGLKAIYLSGWQVAADANLAGEMYPDQSLYPANSVPQVVKRINNTLLRADQLHHAEGQDGIDWLAPIVADAEAGFGGVLNAFELMKAMIEAGAAGVHFEDQLASVKKCGHMGGKVLVPTREAVDKLTAARLAADVAGVPTLIVARTDADAADLLTSDIDDNDKPFVTGERTVEGFFRVRAGLEQAISRGLAYAPYADLVWCETSKPNLEEARQFAEAIHRQFPGKLLAYNCSPSFNWKKNLDDSTIARFQRELGAMGYKFQFITLAGFHSLNYGMFDLAHGYARRQMSAFVELQEREFAAAERGFTAVKHQREVGTGYFDAVTQAIQQGLSSTTALKGSTEEAQFARPAAA; from the coding sequence ATGAAGACCCATCTACCCACCGCCGAGCAGATCGAGCTGGACTGGAACAACAACCCCCGCTGGGCCGGCATCCGCCGCAACTACAGCGCCGCCGACGTGGTGCGCCTGCGCGGCACCGTGGCCATCGAACACTCGCTGGCGCGCCACGGCGCCGAACGCCTGTGGAAGAGCCTGCACGAGGAAGACTTCGTCAACGCGCTGGGCGCGCTCACCGGCAACCAGGCCATGCAGCAGGTCAAGGCCGGCCTGAAAGCCATCTACCTCTCCGGCTGGCAGGTCGCCGCCGACGCCAACCTCGCCGGCGAGATGTATCCCGACCAGTCGCTGTATCCCGCCAACTCGGTGCCGCAGGTGGTCAAGCGCATCAACAACACCCTGCTGCGCGCCGACCAGTTGCACCACGCCGAAGGCCAGGACGGCATCGACTGGCTGGCCCCCATCGTGGCCGATGCCGAGGCCGGTTTCGGCGGCGTGCTCAACGCCTTCGAACTGATGAAGGCGATGATCGAGGCCGGCGCCGCCGGCGTGCATTTCGAGGACCAGCTCGCCAGCGTGAAGAAGTGCGGCCACATGGGCGGCAAGGTGCTGGTGCCGACGCGCGAAGCGGTGGACAAGCTCACCGCCGCGCGCCTCGCCGCCGACGTGGCCGGCGTGCCTACCCTGATCGTGGCGCGCACCGACGCCGACGCCGCCGACCTGCTCACCTCCGACATCGACGACAACGACAAGCCCTTCGTCACCGGCGAGCGCACCGTGGAAGGCTTCTTCCGCGTGCGCGCCGGGCTCGAGCAGGCGATCAGCCGCGGCCTGGCCTATGCGCCCTACGCCGACCTGGTGTGGTGCGAGACCAGCAAGCCGAACCTGGAAGAGGCGCGCCAGTTCGCCGAGGCGATCCACCGGCAGTTCCCGGGCAAGCTGCTCGCCTACAACTGCTCGCCCAGCTTCAACTGGAAGAAGAACCTCGACGACAGCACCATCGCCAGGTTCCAGCGCGAGCTGGGCGCAATGGGTTACAAGTTCCAGTTCATCACGCTGGCCGGCTTCCACAGCCTCAACTACGGCATGTTCGACCTGGCGCACGGTTATGCGCGCCGCCAGATGAGCGCCTTCGTGGAATTGCAGGAAAGGGAGTTCGCCGCCGCCGAGCGCGGCTTCACCGCGGTGAAGCACCAGCGCGAGGTGGGCACCGGCTACTTCGACGCGGTGACGCAGGCGATCCAGCAGGGCCTGTCGTCGACCACGGCATTGAAGGGCTCCACCGAGGAAGCGCAGTTCGCCCGGCCCGCTGCGGCATAA
- the atpD gene encoding F0F1 ATP synthase subunit beta → MSQGKVVQIIGAVIDVEFARDQVPQVYDALKIDGTEITLEVQQVLGDGVVRTIALGSTDGLKRGLVARNTGEGIKVPVGNATLGRIMDVLGNPIDEVGPINAEDKWVIHREAPSYDEQALANELLETGIKVIDLVCPFAKGGKVGLFGGAGVGKTVNMLELINNIATKHSGLSVFAGVGERTREGNDFYHEMQDAGVVKLDNLPESKVAMVYGQMNEPPGNRLRVALTGLTMAEYFRDQKDASGKGKDVLFFVDNIYRYTLAGTEVSALLGRMPSAVGYQPTLADEMGVLQERITSTKTGSITSIQAVYVPADDLTDPSPATTFAHLDSTVTLSRQIASLGIYPAVDPLDSTSRQLDPQVVGQEHYDVARRVQGMLQRYKELKDIIAILGMDELSEEDKQVVARARKCERFFSQPFHVAEVFTGAPGKYVSLKETIRGFKMIVEGDVDHLPEQAFYMVGGIDEAIKKGEEMGAKKAA, encoded by the coding sequence ATGAGCCAGGGCAAAGTTGTTCAGATCATCGGCGCGGTCATCGACGTCGAATTCGCGCGCGATCAGGTACCGCAGGTGTACGACGCGCTGAAGATCGACGGCACCGAGATCACGCTGGAAGTGCAGCAGGTGCTCGGCGACGGCGTGGTGCGCACCATCGCGCTGGGTTCCACCGACGGCCTGAAGCGCGGCCTGGTGGCGCGCAACACCGGCGAAGGCATCAAGGTGCCGGTGGGCAACGCCACCCTGGGCCGCATCATGGACGTGCTCGGCAATCCGATCGACGAAGTCGGCCCGATCAATGCCGAAGACAAGTGGGTGATCCACCGCGAGGCTCCGTCCTACGATGAGCAGGCGCTGGCCAACGAGCTGCTGGAAACCGGCATCAAGGTGATCGATCTGGTGTGCCCGTTCGCCAAGGGCGGCAAGGTCGGCCTGTTCGGCGGCGCCGGCGTGGGCAAGACGGTGAACATGCTCGAACTCATCAACAACATCGCGACCAAGCACTCGGGCCTGTCGGTGTTCGCCGGCGTGGGCGAGCGTACCCGCGAAGGCAACGACTTCTACCACGAGATGCAGGACGCCGGCGTCGTCAAGCTGGACAACCTGCCGGAGTCGAAGGTGGCGATGGTCTACGGCCAGATGAACGAGCCGCCGGGCAACCGCCTGCGCGTCGCGCTGACCGGACTGACCATGGCCGAGTACTTCCGCGACCAGAAGGACGCGTCCGGCAAGGGCAAGGACGTGCTGTTCTTCGTGGACAACATCTACCGCTACACGCTGGCTGGCACCGAAGTGTCCGCGCTGCTCGGCCGCATGCCGTCCGCCGTGGGCTACCAGCCGACGCTGGCCGACGAGATGGGCGTGCTGCAGGAGCGCATCACCTCCACCAAGACCGGTTCGATCACCTCGATCCAGGCCGTGTACGTGCCCGCGGACGACCTGACCGACCCGTCGCCGGCCACCACCTTCGCGCACCTTGATTCCACCGTGACGCTGTCGCGCCAGATCGCCTCGCTGGGCATCTATCCGGCGGTGGATCCGCTGGACTCCACCAGCCGCCAGCTCGATCCGCAGGTGGTCGGCCAGGAGCACTACGACGTGGCCCGCCGCGTGCAGGGCATGCTGCAGCGCTACAAGGAGCTGAAGGACATCATCGCCATCCTCGGCATGGACGAACTGTCCGAAGAGGACAAGCAGGTGGTGGCGCGCGCGCGCAAGTGCGAGCGCTTCTTCAGCCAGCCGTTCCACGTGGCCGAAGTGTTCACCGGCGCGCCCGGCAAGTACGTGTCGCTGAAGGAAACCATCCGCGGCTTCAAGATGATCGTCGAAGGCGACGTCGACCACCTGCCCGAGCAGGCGTTCTACATGGTCGGCGGCATCGACGAGGCGATCAAGAAGGGCGAGGAGATGGGCGCGAAGAAGGCCGCGTAA
- the atpG gene encoding F0F1 ATP synthase subunit gamma, with amino-acid sequence MASGREIKTKIKSTQNMRKVTRALEMVSASKIRKAQDLMKASRPYARAMRKVIAHVAQASTDFRHPFLVERANVARVAYIVVSTDRGLCGGLNSNMFRRLLPAIREWQEQGVQVDVVAIGQKALQFFRRIKGVNLAGSVTHLGERPKLEQLVGVIKVVLDAYSANSLDRVFLAYNDFVNTMTQKPTIDALLPLPLVAAEMEAHQAAGESAYAGIALEQAHDWDYIYEPDAQTVLEHVLGRYIESVVYQGVLENLASEHAARMVAMKSASDNANKVIDTLTLVYNKTRQAAITQEISEIVGGAAAV; translated from the coding sequence GTGGCTAGCGGACGCGAAATCAAAACCAAGATCAAGAGCACGCAGAACATGCGCAAGGTGACGCGCGCGCTCGAAATGGTCTCGGCCTCGAAGATCCGCAAGGCGCAGGATCTGATGAAGGCCTCGCGTCCCTACGCGCGGGCCATGCGCAAGGTGATCGCGCACGTGGCGCAGGCCAGCACCGACTTCAGGCATCCGTTCCTGGTCGAGCGCGCCAACGTGGCGCGCGTCGCCTACATCGTGGTCTCCACCGACCGCGGCCTGTGCGGCGGCCTCAACTCCAACATGTTCCGCCGCCTGTTGCCCGCGATCCGCGAGTGGCAGGAGCAGGGCGTGCAGGTGGACGTGGTGGCGATCGGCCAGAAGGCGCTGCAGTTCTTCCGCCGCATCAAGGGCGTCAACCTCGCCGGCAGCGTCACCCACCTGGGCGAGCGGCCGAAGCTGGAGCAGTTGGTCGGCGTGATCAAGGTAGTGCTGGACGCCTACTCGGCGAACAGCCTCGACCGCGTGTTCCTGGCCTACAACGACTTCGTCAACACCATGACGCAGAAGCCCACCATCGACGCGCTGTTGCCGCTGCCGCTGGTGGCCGCCGAGATGGAAGCGCACCAGGCGGCTGGCGAATCGGCCTACGCCGGCATTGCGCTGGAGCAGGCCCACGACTGGGACTATATCTACGAGCCCGACGCGCAGACCGTGCTGGAGCACGTGCTGGGCCGCTACATCGAGTCGGTGGTGTACCAGGGCGTGCTGGAGAACCTTGCCAGCGAACACGCCGCGCGCATGGTCGCGATGAAGAGCGCGTCGGACAATGCGAACAAGGTGATCGACACGCTCACGCTGGTCTACAACAAGACCCGCCAGGCGGCGATCACGCAGGAAATTTCCGAGATTGTAGGCGGTGCCGCGGCTGTATAA
- the xanC gene encoding xanthomonadin biosynthesis acyl carrier protein XanC, producing the protein MAELTAAQHELATLIVESLNLEAVDPAKIDPDAPLFGGELGLDSIDALEIALAVTRRYGFQLRSDHPDNRRIFASLRELSAFVEAHRSQG; encoded by the coding sequence ATGGCCGAATTGACCGCTGCCCAGCACGAGCTGGCCACCCTGATCGTGGAAAGCCTGAACCTCGAAGCCGTCGATCCCGCGAAGATCGACCCGGACGCGCCGTTGTTCGGCGGCGAACTGGGGCTGGATTCCATCGACGCGCTGGAAATCGCGCTGGCGGTGACCCGGCGCTACGGTTTCCAGCTGCGCTCCGACCATCCCGACAACCGGCGCATCTTCGCCAGCCTGCGCGAACTGAGCGCGTTTGTCGAAGCGCACCGCAGCCAGGGCTGA
- a CDS encoding F0F1 ATP synthase subunit epsilon, with protein MTTTIRVEVVSAEAEIYAGEATMVVATGEIGELGITPRHAPLITRLKPGKVVVTDVNGEKIDISLTGGGILEVQPQSVTVLADTAIRSEDIDEAAAQRAKKEAEDALASRTDAVEVAEAQAKLAMAMAQLQALERLRRNLKH; from the coding sequence ATGACCACCACCATCCGCGTCGAAGTCGTCAGCGCCGAGGCCGAGATCTATGCCGGCGAGGCGACCATGGTCGTCGCCACCGGCGAAATCGGCGAGCTGGGCATCACGCCCCGCCACGCGCCGCTGATCACCCGGCTGAAGCCGGGCAAGGTCGTCGTCACCGACGTCAACGGCGAGAAGATCGACATCTCGCTCACCGGCGGCGGCATCCTCGAAGTGCAGCCGCAGTCCGTGACGGTGCTGGCCGATACGGCCATCCGTTCCGAGGACATCGACGAAGCCGCCGCCCAGCGCGCCAAGAAGGAAGCCGAGGACGCGCTGGCCAGCCGCACCGACGCGGTGGAAGTGGCCGAAGCCCAGGCCAAGCTCGCGATGGCGATGGCCCAGCTGCAGGCGCTGGAACGGCTGCGCAGGAACCTCAAGCACTGA
- the glmU gene encoding bifunctional UDP-N-acetylglucosamine diphosphorylase/glucosamine-1-phosphate N-acetyltransferase GlmU: protein MNHVPLHVIVLAAGAGTRMKSTRPKVLMPLAGRPLLAHVLDTARALQPTAIHVVYGHGGDQVQAAFAGDKDLHWVLQAERLGTGHAVEQALPDVPDAAQVLVLYGDVPLIRADTLRLLTEVEGGFGLLAIRVADPYGYGRVSRDGNGRVRCVIEEKDATDEQRAIDVVNTGILAAPAAALRVWLAGLDNENAQGEYYLTDIFGMANEEGRPALGIECADPMEASGANDAQQLAGLEAEYRRRAAQALMQGGVRLADPARVDVRGEVSHGHDVELDIDVILEGAVHLGDEVRVGPFTRLKDVRLAAGTVVQPHCDLDGVVTHGPCTIGPFARLRPGTELDAGVHVGNFVETKKTRIGADSKANHLSYLGDTVIGRGVNVGAGTITCNYDGVNKFVTRIGDGAFIGSNAALVAPVTIGAQATIGAGSVITKDAPADALTVARGRQLTLAGWKRPTKKA from the coding sequence ATGAACCACGTCCCGCTGCACGTCATCGTCCTCGCTGCCGGCGCCGGCACGCGCATGAAGTCCACGCGGCCCAAGGTACTGATGCCGCTGGCCGGCCGGCCGTTGCTGGCGCATGTGCTGGATACGGCGCGCGCGCTGCAGCCGACCGCGATCCACGTGGTGTACGGCCATGGCGGCGACCAGGTGCAGGCCGCGTTCGCGGGCGACAAGGACCTGCACTGGGTGCTGCAGGCCGAGCGCCTCGGCACCGGCCACGCGGTGGAGCAGGCGCTGCCTGATGTGCCCGACGCGGCGCAGGTGCTGGTGCTCTACGGCGATGTGCCGCTGATCCGCGCCGACACCCTGCGCCTGCTCACGGAAGTGGAAGGCGGCTTTGGCCTGCTGGCGATCCGGGTCGCCGACCCTTACGGCTACGGCCGCGTTTCGCGCGACGGCAACGGCCGCGTGCGCTGCGTGATCGAGGAGAAGGACGCCACCGACGAGCAGCGCGCCATCGACGTGGTCAACACTGGCATCCTGGCAGCGCCTGCTGCGGCGTTGCGCGTCTGGCTGGCCGGGCTCGACAACGAGAACGCGCAGGGCGAGTACTACCTCACCGACATCTTCGGCATGGCGAACGAGGAGGGGCGTCCCGCGCTCGGCATCGAATGCGCCGACCCGATGGAGGCGTCGGGCGCCAACGATGCGCAGCAGTTGGCCGGGCTGGAAGCCGAATACCGGCGCCGCGCCGCGCAGGCGTTGATGCAGGGCGGCGTGCGCCTGGCCGACCCGGCGCGTGTCGACGTGCGCGGCGAGGTCAGCCACGGCCACGACGTGGAGCTGGACATCGACGTGATCCTGGAAGGCGCCGTGCATCTGGGCGACGAAGTGCGCGTCGGCCCGTTCACCCGGCTGAAGGACGTGCGGCTCGCCGCCGGCACCGTGGTGCAGCCGCATTGCGACCTGGACGGCGTGGTCACCCACGGCCCTTGCACCATCGGCCCGTTCGCGCGGCTGCGCCCAGGCACCGAACTCGACGCCGGCGTGCACGTGGGCAACTTCGTCGAAACCAAGAAGACCCGCATCGGCGCGGACAGCAAGGCCAATCACCTGAGTTACCTTGGCGACACCGTGATCGGCCGCGGCGTCAACGTCGGCGCCGGCACCATCACCTGCAACTACGACGGCGTGAACAAGTTCGTCACCCGGATCGGGGACGGCGCCTTCATCGGCTCCAACGCCGCCCTGGTGGCGCCGGTCACCATCGGCGCGCAGGCCACCATCGGCGCCGGTTCGGTCATCACCAAGGATGCTCCCGCGGACGCGCTCACGGTGGCACGCGGGCGGCAGCTCACCTTGGCCGGCTGGAAACGGCCGACGAAAAAGGCGTAG
- the pssA_1 gene encoding CDP-diacylglycerol--serine O-phosphatidyltransferase encodes MNTLIDAPRRIARRLVSPLRPKSRAWLETLPGFAAPADAVETLHGPQALHQALLAQIAQATRRIVLVALYLQDDDAGREVMEALHAAHAQRSGLEIDVFVDWHRAQRGLIGKQKSPGNAAMYRDFAQRHGGGVRVWGVPVQNRELFGVLHLKGFVFDDTVLYSGASLNDVYLARHGRYRLDRCHRIRDAALAESMAAFTLRQFRDSEAVRRLDLPDPPPTRTLLPAIRTFRQQLQQAGYLVPMAALPPGAVAVTPLKGFGRNDNALNDAMLALLRSARRRIVLLTPYFNLPRPVRAAIGQALRRGCTVEIMVGDKTANDFYISPEQPFRTIGLLPYLYENNLRRFARTHARQLASGQLNLWLWRDGDNSYHLKGLFVDDDCALLTGHNLNPRAWALDLENGLLLRDPTRCLHAMHEAEWTALRQHATRLVDHRALQSARSYPPEVRRLLRRLSRVRLDRLVNRLL; translated from the coding sequence ATGAACACGCTGATCGACGCACCACGGCGGATTGCGCGCCGCCTCGTCTCCCCGTTGCGCCCGAAATCGCGGGCGTGGCTGGAGACACTGCCCGGTTTCGCGGCGCCTGCGGACGCCGTCGAGACCCTGCACGGGCCGCAGGCCTTGCACCAGGCGCTGCTGGCGCAGATCGCGCAGGCCACGCGGCGCATCGTGCTGGTGGCGCTGTACCTGCAGGACGACGATGCGGGCCGCGAGGTGATGGAAGCGCTCCACGCGGCGCATGCGCAGCGGTCCGGGCTGGAGATCGACGTTTTCGTGGACTGGCATCGTGCGCAGCGCGGCCTGATCGGCAAGCAGAAGAGTCCGGGCAACGCGGCGATGTACCGCGACTTCGCGCAGCGCCACGGCGGCGGCGTGCGCGTGTGGGGCGTGCCGGTGCAGAACCGCGAACTGTTCGGCGTGCTGCACCTCAAGGGTTTCGTGTTCGACGACACCGTGCTGTACAGCGGCGCCAGCCTCAACGACGTCTACCTGGCCAGGCACGGACGCTACCGGCTCGACCGCTGCCACCGCATCCGCGATGCTGCCCTGGCCGAGAGCATGGCAGCGTTCACGCTACGGCAGTTCCGCGACAGCGAGGCGGTGCGCCGGCTCGACCTTCCCGATCCGCCGCCGACGCGCACGCTGCTGCCGGCGATCCGCACGTTCCGCCAGCAGTTGCAGCAGGCCGGCTACCTGGTGCCGATGGCGGCCCTGCCGCCCGGCGCGGTGGCCGTCACGCCGCTGAAGGGTTTCGGCCGCAACGACAACGCACTCAACGACGCCATGCTGGCCCTGCTGCGCAGCGCGCGGCGGCGCATCGTGCTGCTCACGCCGTACTTCAACCTGCCGCGGCCGGTGCGCGCGGCGATCGGCCAAGCGCTGCGGCGCGGCTGCACGGTCGAGATCATGGTGGGCGACAAGACCGCCAACGATTTCTACATTTCGCCCGAGCAGCCGTTCCGCACCATCGGCCTGCTGCCCTATCTCTACGAGAACAATCTGCGCCGCTTCGCGCGCACGCATGCGCGCCAGCTCGCCAGCGGCCAGCTGAACCTGTGGCTGTGGCGCGACGGCGACAACAGCTACCACCTGAAGGGCCTGTTCGTGGACGACGACTGCGCCCTGCTCACCGGCCACAACCTCAACCCGCGCGCGTGGGCGCTGGATCTGGAAAACGGGCTGCTGCTGCGCGACCCCACGCGCTGTCTGCACGCGATGCACGAGGCGGAGTGGACGGCGCTGCGCCAGCACGCCACGCGGCTGGTCGACCACCGTGCGCTGCAGAGTGCGCGCAGCTATCCGCCGGAAGTGCGGCGCCTGCTGCGGCGGCTGAGCCGGGTGCGACTGGACCGGTTGGTGAACCGGCTGCTCTGA
- a CDS encoding acyltransferase: MADATHWRAQREGGGRFALWLIRALALHGGRRFARLLLYPITLYFFLRRGAERRASRQYLARVFGHAPGIWPMLRQFHGYAATTLDRVFLLARGERGFDIEVEGLAELERRLAGGRGVLLVGSHQGSFEALRVLGSRRLDMPLRVVLDKARTPAMTELLEALAPEVGKSVIDAAQGGASVVLAAAEACAQGAMVALLADRAGEQEAQRAVDFLGAPAPLPVGPWLLAAALQVPVLLCFGLYLGGNRYRLVFEPFAESVAIPRERRGPALDALLARYAARLEHYVRVAPYNWFNFHDFWRPVEGGPATP, from the coding sequence ATGGCCGACGCCACGCACTGGCGGGCGCAACGCGAAGGCGGCGGCCGTTTCGCGCTGTGGCTGATCCGCGCGCTGGCCTTGCATGGCGGCCGCCGTTTCGCGCGGCTGCTGCTGTATCCGATCACGCTGTATTTCTTCCTGCGTCGCGGTGCCGAGCGGCGCGCGTCGCGGCAGTATCTCGCGCGCGTGTTCGGGCATGCGCCCGGCATCTGGCCCATGCTGCGCCAGTTCCATGGCTATGCCGCCACCACGCTGGACCGGGTGTTCCTGCTGGCGCGCGGCGAACGCGGTTTCGACATCGAGGTGGAAGGCCTGGCCGAGCTGGAGCGTCGGCTGGCCGGGGGGCGCGGCGTGCTGCTCGTCGGTTCGCACCAGGGCAGCTTCGAAGCGTTGCGCGTGCTCGGTTCGCGCCGTCTCGACATGCCGCTGCGCGTGGTGCTGGACAAGGCCAGGACGCCGGCAATGACGGAGCTGCTCGAGGCGCTGGCGCCGGAAGTGGGCAAGTCGGTGATCGACGCCGCACAGGGAGGCGCCAGCGTGGTGCTGGCGGCCGCCGAAGCCTGTGCGCAGGGTGCGATGGTGGCGTTGCTCGCCGACCGCGCCGGCGAGCAGGAGGCGCAGCGGGCGGTGGATTTCCTCGGCGCGCCCGCGCCGCTGCCAGTGGGGCCGTGGTTGCTTGCCGCTGCGCTCCAGGTACCGGTGCTGCTGTGCTTCGGGCTGTACCTCGGCGGCAATCGCTACCGGCTGGTGTTCGAGCCGTTCGCCGAGAGCGTGGCGATCCCGCGCGAGCGACGTGGCCCGGCGTTGGATGCGTTGCTCGCCCGCTATGCCGCGCGGCTGGAACACTACGTGCGCGTGGCGCCGTACAACTGGTTCAACTTCCACGATTTCTGGCGGCCCGTCGAGGGCGGCCCGGCAACGCCGTAG
- a CDS encoding pteridine-dependent deoxygenase — protein MIEGCESKWAGAGPACAPRISYRMDDATALLAEPGALAVFGFGNHVAASGDPRLLRVPLEAFDAPTPFELWQVDGPVRHGRHGTLRWSAGGGWLFAALELDEREHGGPAGAARVVYAQLRDFVRSRDERQVLRIWNYQGAINQGEGDAERYKLFCDGRAEGCGDWFADGYPAATAIGHHGDPHLLQVYLLASAEAGTAVENPRQTSAWRYPRQYGRTAPGFARAMRLPAQDALAISGTAAVVGHASAHEGDTAAQLGEILVNLEALLASADMPAGFDTHAPLKAYVRHATDAPHVRELLRQRLPGVPVLLLHGDVCRSELLVELDGWRYA, from the coding sequence ATGATCGAGGGCTGTGAAAGCAAGTGGGCCGGAGCCGGCCCGGCATGCGCGCCGCGCATTTCCTACCGCATGGACGACGCCACCGCTTTGTTGGCCGAACCTGGCGCCTTGGCCGTGTTTGGCTTCGGCAACCACGTGGCCGCCAGCGGCGACCCGCGCCTGCTGCGTGTGCCGTTGGAGGCCTTCGACGCCCCCACGCCCTTCGAGCTGTGGCAGGTGGACGGCCCGGTACGGCATGGCCGCCATGGCACGCTGCGCTGGTCGGCTGGCGGCGGCTGGCTGTTCGCCGCGCTGGAGCTGGACGAGCGCGAGCACGGCGGCCCGGCCGGCGCGGCCCGCGTGGTCTACGCCCAACTGCGCGATTTCGTCCGCAGCCGCGACGAGCGGCAAGTGCTGCGCATCTGGAATTACCAGGGCGCGATCAACCAGGGCGAGGGCGACGCCGAACGCTACAAGCTGTTCTGCGACGGCCGCGCCGAAGGCTGCGGCGACTGGTTCGCCGACGGCTATCCGGCTGCCACCGCGATCGGCCACCACGGCGACCCGCATCTGCTGCAGGTCTACCTGCTCGCCAGCGCGGAGGCCGGCACCGCGGTGGAGAACCCGCGCCAGACCAGCGCTTGGCGCTACCCGCGCCAATACGGCCGCACCGCGCCGGGCTTCGCCCGCGCGATGCGCCTGCCCGCGCAGGATGCGCTGGCGATCTCCGGCACCGCCGCCGTGGTGGGCCACGCCTCCGCCCACGAGGGCGATACCGCCGCGCAGCTCGGCGAAATTCTGGTCAACCTCGAAGCCCTGCTGGCCAGCGCCGACATGCCCGCCGGCTTCGACACCCACGCGCCCCTCAAGGCTTACGTGCGCCACGCCACCGATGCGCCGCACGTGCGCGAACTGCTCCGGCAGCGGCTGCCCGGCGTGCCGGTGCTGCTGCTGCACGGCGACGTCTGCCGCAGCGAGCTGTTGGTGGAGCTTGATGGGTGGCGGTATGCCTAG
- the trmL gene encoding tRNA (uridine(34)/cytosine(34)/5-carboxymethylaminomethyluridine (34)-2'-O)-methyltransferase TrmL produces MLHVILFRPEIPPNTGNAIRLCANTGAALHLIRPLGFELDDARLRRAGLDYHEYARVAVHDSLDDCLAAIGQPRVFAFTTRGRVRHVDVRYARGDALLFGCETAGLPGEVLDAVPEAQRLRLPMQPDSRSLNLSNTVAVAVYEAWRQFGFDGATA; encoded by the coding sequence ATGCTGCATGTCATCCTGTTCCGTCCCGAGATTCCGCCGAACACCGGCAACGCCATCCGGTTGTGCGCCAACACCGGCGCCGCCTTGCACCTGATCCGCCCGCTGGGCTTCGAGCTCGACGACGCTCGCCTGCGCCGCGCCGGACTGGATTATCACGAGTACGCCCGCGTGGCGGTGCACGACAGCCTCGACGATTGCCTCGCCGCCATCGGCCAGCCGCGCGTATTTGCCTTCACCACGCGTGGCCGCGTGCGTCACGTCGATGTGCGTTATGCGCGCGGCGATGCCTTGTTGTTCGGCTGCGAAACCGCCGGCCTGCCGGGCGAGGTCTTGGACGCCGTTCCCGAGGCGCAACGCCTGCGCCTGCCGATGCAGCCGGACAGCCGCAGCCTGAATCTCTCCAATACCGTGGCCGTGGCGGTGTACGAGGCGTGGCGGCAGTTCGGTTTCGACGGCGCGACGGCGTAG